The following are encoded together in the Campylobacter devanensis genome:
- a CDS encoding glycosyltransferase family 4 protein yields the protein MKNKILMIYDDISYGGGAERVICNFSNSLIASGYEVMVFSIALSKQCPYEYHQEVVIRFIKENAKPKGLAKILHEIKRLIMPIKKWNAIKKRAVFKQAINEFNPDFIICHTHFDNSLTKIFKKMQDKIIKVVHNSFDAYEKWQIDLNIYKNIVLLSNHDINKFKTKYPNSNFYIIPNFIPNISNLNTNYSQKVVLSMGRMANTDQKGFLRLIDIWKLIQDSGEFNDWKLHIVGDGDLKEQIKTKIENLNLSNSIILKPFTKDVESEYLSASIYAMASHFEGLPMVLIEAGSYALPTIAFDIATGPSDIIEEEKSGYLIEDNNLDEYANKLKILMQDESLRAKMGAKSKEIVKNKFSKEVVMKQWMELFERIKNNA from the coding sequence ATGAAAAATAAAATATTGATGATATACGATGATATTAGTTATGGAGGTGGTGCTGAGAGAGTTATATGCAATTTTAGTAATTCTTTAATTGCTAGTGGATATGAAGTGATGGTTTTTAGTATTGCACTTAGTAAGCAATGTCCTTATGAATATCACCAAGAAGTTGTAATTAGATTTATTAAAGAAAATGCAAAACCTAAAGGATTAGCAAAGATTTTACACGAGATAAAAAGATTAATAATGCCTATAAAAAAATGGAATGCAATCAAAAAAAGAGCCGTGTTTAAGCAAGCAATAAATGAATTTAATCCGGATTTTATAATATGTCATACTCATTTTGATAACAGTTTGACTAAAATATTTAAAAAAATGCAAGATAAAATTATTAAGGTCGTACATAATTCTTTTGATGCTTATGAAAAATGGCAAATAGATCTAAATATTTATAAAAATATTGTTTTATTATCTAATCATGATATTAATAAATTTAAAACAAAATACCCAAATTCTAATTTTTATATAATCCCAAATTTCATTCCAAATATCTCAAATTTAAACACCAATTACTCTCAAAAAGTCGTACTTTCTATGGGGCGTATGGCAAATACGGATCAAAAAGGCTTCCTACGCTTAATCGATATATGGAAGTTAATCCAAGATAGTGGGGAATTTAATGATTGGAAGCTACACATTGTAGGTGATGGCGATCTAAAAGAGCAGATAAAAACTAAGATAGAAAATCTAAATTTATCTAACTCTATAATCTTAAAACCATTTACTAAAGATGTAGAGAGTGAGTATCTAAGCGCTAGTATATATGCTATGGCAAGCCACTTTGAAGGTCTTCCTATGGTTCTTATAGAGGCGGGGTCTTATGCCTTGCCAACCATAGCCTTTGATATTGCAACTGGCCCAAGCGATATAATAGAAGAAGAAAAAAGTGGATATCTAATAGAAGATAATAATCTAGATGAATATGCTAATAAACTAAAAATATTAATGCAAGATGAGAGCTTAAGAGCTAAAATGGGAGCAAAAAGCAAAGAGATAGTCAAAAATAAATTTAGCAAAGAAGTCGTGATGAAGCAGTGGATGGAGCTGTTTGAAAGGATTAAAAATAATGCCTAA
- a CDS encoding glycosyltransferase family 2 protein, translating to MPNPKVSIIIPVYNVEKYISQCLDSAINQSLKDIEIIIVDDCGSDKSMDIAKEYAKNDNRIKIIKNSYNQGPFTSRNNAVLAANGEYLVFLDSDDFLDLRACEIAYNAIKDGGGYDIVQFSAYNYENGNTTIFDKILENDSFESLEEYANYMYRQKGYPRWNLAFILIKRDIYLKAFEILDLKCRITMAEDALMSFVLWNLSNKFCHICDILYYYRQNENSTTRSKNDEIISRNSKDRVFVIHKIKAISKKYKFNSKIAKVFVENLKYYEYCDRLMYCKINKIVFKIYDKYFRFKRRLRVKFGV from the coding sequence ATGCCTAACCCAAAAGTATCAATCATAATTCCAGTTTATAATGTAGAAAAATATATCAGCCAATGCTTAGACTCAGCCATAAATCAAAGTTTAAAAGATATAGAGATTATCATAGTAGATGATTGTGGAAGTGATAAAAGCATGGATATCGCCAAAGAGTATGCTAAAAATGATAATAGAATAAAGATTATTAAAAATAGCTACAATCAAGGGCCATTTACTAGTAGAAATAACGCTGTTTTAGCAGCTAATGGCGAGTATTTGGTATTTTTAGATTCTGATGATTTTTTGGATTTAAGGGCTTGTGAGATAGCTTATAATGCTATCAAAGATGGGGGGGGGTATGATATAGTGCAATTTAGTGCTTATAATTATGAAAATGGCAATACTACTATATTCGATAAAATTTTAGAAAATGATAGCTTTGAATCTTTAGAAGAGTATGCTAATTATATGTATAGACAAAAAGGCTATCCGAGATGGAATTTGGCTTTTATATTGATAAAAAGGGATATCTATTTAAAAGCTTTTGAAATTTTAGATCTTAAATGTAGGATTACGATGGCTGAGGATGCCTTGATGAGTTTTGTGCTGTGGAATTTATCTAATAAATTTTGTCATATTTGTGATATTTTGTATTACTATCGTCAAAACGAGAATTCAACAACTAGAAGTAAAAATGATGAAATAATTAGCAGAAATTCAAAAGATAGAGTTTTTGTTATTCATAAAATAAAAGCAATTTCAAAAAAATATAAATTTAATAGCAAAATTGCTAAAGTATTTGTTGAAAATTTAAAATACTATGAATATTGTGATAGGCTAATGTATTGCAAAATAAATAAAATAGTTTTTAAAATTTATGATAAATATTTTAGATTTAAACGAAGACTAAGAGTTAAATTTGGAGTTTAA
- a CDS encoding motility associated factor glycosyltransferase family protein: MDNIFNKNYNHQVDPNAVKEFHQAIDKDIRANGGTTLFINNIIALCQINFNLAKAVYDLKSNSKFDVFAGKSSLDINIINTHTKEPLYSGSPASHTNDMLNKFKKEYSLYPSLFFYGLGNGNFYKALLENKNHKKIIVFEPEIEIFFIVLHLNDFSKDMRENRFVPLCTSYLNESYLHIICGSKDVIYNVRSYNFHIYNDYYAKNYESSANAINKSLLNTQLLGIKSAGTSAEDTLIGMKHVVANMPHFYANYSLKDVLNLNTNRNKTAIIVSTGPSLTKQLELLREVAPYAILIAADASYPILKLNNLKPDFVTTMERIVESGEFFNSKASEFDNGITFVASSLIHPNTIGLLKGRNAVFAHKPLKFEYALGEDSKNYMCKGPSTAHFAFDLAIELGCKQIIFIGQDLAMASDGTTHAKGMVFGETSPTIASKEYTPNITTVLGYGGKTQVKSTKTWDLFRNYFEAMIDALNAYTDVKVYNATEGGSRIKGAIEMPFGELVSQLIGAGVKKELIKPEPISPKLSQQKLSEQRAIIENFIKVGKDRQALITELFKKISKLVESADRDLAANKEPRYAKFYELKDRIERLKATLQSDKVFNDVYMYTAYNFCIHQELEFMALMVKPENNKGDRDKKIFEYVRQHGYYFFSLAGMVETTIDTLQNALDGWEV, translated from the coding sequence ATGGATAATATATTTAATAAAAATTACAACCACCAAGTTGACCCAAATGCAGTTAAAGAGTTTCACCAAGCAATCGATAAAGATATAAGAGCAAATGGCGGAACAACACTATTTATAAATAATATAATTGCCCTTTGTCAGATAAATTTCAACCTAGCAAAGGCAGTTTATGACTTAAAAAGCAATAGTAAATTTGATGTATTTGCTGGTAAAAGTAGCCTAGATATCAATATAATCAACACTCACACTAAAGAGCCACTTTATAGCGGCTCGCCAGCATCTCATACTAACGATATGCTAAACAAATTTAAAAAAGAGTATTCTCTTTATCCATCGCTATTTTTCTATGGTCTTGGTAATGGCAACTTCTACAAAGCCCTACTAGAAAATAAAAATCATAAAAAAATTATAGTATTTGAGCCTGAGATTGAGATATTTTTTATAGTACTTCATCTAAATGATTTTAGCAAAGATATGCGTGAGAATCGCTTTGTGCCACTTTGTACTAGCTACTTAAATGAGTCATATCTACATATAATTTGTGGCTCAAAAGATGTTATTTATAATGTTCGAAGTTATAACTTTCATATCTATAATGATTACTATGCTAAAAATTATGAATCTAGCGCAAATGCTATAAATAAAAGCCTACTAAACACCCAGCTTTTAGGTATCAAATCAGCCGGAACTTCAGCCGAAGATACCCTTATAGGGATGAAGCATGTCGTAGCAAATATGCCGCATTTTTATGCCAATTATAGCCTAAAAGATGTTTTAAATCTAAATACTAACCGCAATAAAACCGCCATCATAGTCTCTACTGGACCTAGTCTAACTAAGCAGCTTGAGCTTTTAAGAGAGGTTGCGCCATATGCTATTCTTATCGCTGCTGATGCTTCATATCCGATATTAAAGCTTAATAACCTTAAGCCAGATTTTGTTACTACAATGGAGAGAATTGTTGAAAGTGGTGAATTTTTTAATTCTAAAGCGAGTGAATTTGATAATGGTATAACCTTTGTAGCTAGTTCACTTATTCATCCAAATACCATCGGACTTTTAAAAGGTAGAAATGCAGTTTTTGCTCATAAGCCACTTAAATTTGAGTACGCCCTAGGCGAGGATAGTAAAAACTATATGTGTAAAGGTCCTAGTACAGCGCATTTTGCATTTGATTTGGCTATAGAACTAGGCTGTAAACAAATCATATTTATCGGGCAAGATTTAGCAATGGCAAGCGATGGTACCACACATGCTAAGGGAATGGTATTTGGCGAGACCTCACCTACTATCGCCTCTAAAGAGTATACACCAAATATCACAACCGTGCTAGGCTACGGCGGCAAAACGCAGGTAAAATCCACTAAAACCTGGGATCTTTTTAGAAACTATTTTGAAGCGATGATTGATGCTTTAAATGCCTATACAGATGTAAAAGTATATAATGCTACTGAGGGCGGCTCTAGGATTAAAGGAGCTATTGAGATGCCTTTTGGTGAGCTTGTAAGCCAATTAATAGGTGCTGGAGTTAAAAAAGAGCTGATAAAACCAGAGCCTATTTCACCTAAACTTAGCCAACAAAAACTAAGCGAACAAAGAGCAATAATAGAAAATTTCATCAAAGTTGGCAAGGATAGACAAGCATTAATTACTGAACTATTTAAGAAAATTAGCAAGCTAGTAGAGAGTGCCGATAGAGATTTAGCCGCTAACAAGGAGCCACGATATGCTAAATTTTATGAGTTAAAAGATAGAATCGAGCGACTAAAGGCGACACTACAGAGTGATAAAGTCTTTAATGATGTCTATATGTATACCGCATATAACTTTTGTATTCATCAAGAGCTAGAATTTATGGCGCTAATGGTAAAACCTGAAAATAATAAAGGCGATCGTGATAAGAAAATTTTTGAATATGTACGCCAGCATGGGTATTACTTTTTTAGCTTGGCTGGAATGGTAGAAACTACGATTGATACGCTACAAAATGCATTAGATGGGTGGGAGGTTTAG
- a CDS encoding UbiX family flavin prenyltransferase, whose amino-acid sequence MKLIVAISGASGAHLGIKLANNANSLGVDTNLIITQNATLSMQKENLSQKIDSKIQIYDINDISAAPASGSAMFDAMIVAPCSINTLAKISCGISDNLLLRAAAVMLKERKNLVLAVRETPLNAISLRQMAELASIGVGIVPPILGYYTQPSSIDEAENFIIAKWLDSLKIKHNLIRRWNG is encoded by the coding sequence GTGAAGCTAATAGTAGCAATCAGCGGAGCCAGTGGCGCTCACCTTGGAATCAAGCTAGCAAATAATGCAAATTCTCTAGGCGTAGATACTAACCTAATTATAACTCAAAACGCTACACTATCTATGCAAAAAGAGAATTTAAGCCAAAAAATTGATAGCAAAATTCAAATTTATGATATAAATGATATTAGCGCAGCTCCAGCTAGCGGCTCAGCGATGTTTGATGCTATGATAGTTGCGCCTTGTTCTATAAATACTTTAGCTAAAATCAGCTGCGGTATTAGCGATAATCTTCTTTTAAGAGCAGCTGCAGTAATGCTAAAAGAGCGCAAAAATTTAGTCCTAGCTGTGCGTGAAACACCATTAAATGCTATATCATTACGCCAGATGGCCGAACTTGCTAGTATTGGCGTTGGGATTGTTCCACCAATTTTAGGATATTACACTCAGCCTAGCAGCATTGATGAGGCTGAAAATTTCATAATAGCTAAATGGCTAGATAGCTTAAAAATCAAACACAATCTAATAAGGCGATGGAATGGATAA
- a CDS encoding glutathionylspermidine synthase family protein: MKLKKIKPLDNGYLESIGFGWHTDLDGSRYISNELVSITQDEAEAFYEATNELYDMYVAAAEYVINNDLFHELGIPFNLVDTIKASWENDVHWHIYGRFDLAGGVDGKPIKLIEFNADTPTSLFETAIIQWAMLKFNNLDEAAQFNDVYEALVENFKRLVTLQEDTSAFDEYYEGWKILFSSIAGSVEDENTTRLLESAARDAGFECDFAFASEVSFDDENGIFWNEQNWEYWFKLIPWEMIAIDESDLALIIKNIIKNQKAIILNPAYTLLFQSKGIMKILWDLYPNHPLLLESSFEPLKGKKQVKKPFLAREGANVSIINSDGSIEIQNDGEYASGKFLYQEFADFAKDENGDSYQAGMFFAFEGCALGFRKGKDIIDNYSKFVGHIIE; encoded by the coding sequence GTGAAGCTTAAAAAAATTAAACCACTTGATAATGGATATTTAGAGAGTATCGGATTTGGCTGGCATACCGATCTTGATGGTAGCAGATATATATCTAATGAGCTAGTAAGCATAACCCAAGATGAAGCCGAGGCCTTTTATGAAGCGACAAATGAGCTATATGATATGTATGTAGCGGCTGCTGAGTATGTTATTAATAATGATCTATTCCATGAGCTTGGGATTCCATTTAATCTAGTTGATACTATTAAAGCTAGCTGGGAAAATGATGTTCATTGGCATATTTATGGTAGATTTGATTTAGCTGGTGGCGTAGATGGTAAGCCTATTAAATTAATTGAATTTAACGCCGATACGCCTACGAGTCTTTTTGAAACAGCAATAATCCAATGGGCAATGCTTAAATTTAACAATCTTGATGAAGCAGCTCAGTTTAATGATGTATATGAGGCTTTAGTAGAGAATTTCAAACGCCTTGTAACGCTTCAAGAAGATACTAGCGCATTTGATGAATATTATGAAGGTTGGAAGATTCTCTTTAGCTCTATAGCCGGAAGTGTTGAAGATGAAAATACTACAAGATTGCTAGAATCTGCAGCTAGAGATGCTGGATTTGAGTGTGATTTTGCCTTTGCTAGCGAAGTGAGCTTTGATGATGAAAATGGGATATTTTGGAATGAGCAAAACTGGGAGTATTGGTTTAAACTAATTCCATGGGAGATGATTGCTATTGATGAGAGCGACCTAGCACTAATCATAAAAAACATAATCAAAAACCAAAAGGCTATAATCTTAAATCCAGCCTATACTTTATTATTTCAAAGTAAAGGAATTATGAAAATTTTATGGGATTTATATCCTAATCATCCGCTACTTCTAGAATCAAGCTTTGAGCCATTAAAGGGTAAAAAACAGGTCAAAAAGCCATTTTTAGCCAGAGAGGGTGCAAATGTATCTATAATAAATAGCGATGGTAGCATAGAGATACAAAATGATGGAGAGTATGCAAGTGGCAAATTTTTATATCAAGAGTTTGCTGATTTTGCTAAAGATGAAAACGGCGATAGCTATCAAGCTGGAATGTTTTTTGCCTTTGAAGGGTGCGCTCTAGGCTTTAGAAAAGGTAAAGATATAATAGATAATTACTCTAAATTCGTAGGACATATAATAGAGTGA
- a CDS encoding cation:dicarboxylate symporter family transporter, whose protein sequence is MLGVFKNLAFWVVLAIVLGIFVGYFFPQIGIDSKFGIDYFIMILKWMVGPIIFLTIIAGIVGLESLKDLGSIGLKGFIYFEVVSTVALAVGILGSLLLEPGVGMHLDANSFDPSSVEKFSGVSKDVGSIWSILANAVPKTPLFAYDDLSTLSGFGFVLGVFKNALLALSIVITPFIKANTLQVLFMALISAIALSFAPKKIKDFFIKPIEKAQHWVLKILSIFMWLSPLAAYCAMAYLIGKFGIESLIGMLSLLGTMLVSCLIFIFVVLGVICYLAKVNIFKFMRFIAKEVLVVFATSSSEVALAPLMKKLESAGIHKGCVGVITPFGYSFNLDCTNIYLSSCVIFLAQAFDIELSFSHLLSILLILMVTSKGAVGVTGSGFVVLAGTLGSMHDVIPVVTVTVLLGVDKFMSEMRAVGNLCGNAVACLIVGIWDKKIDRNKFNYAINHPDEFDFERLEIKKRA, encoded by the coding sequence ATGCTTGGAGTGTTTAAAAATCTTGCATTTTGGGTTGTTTTAGCAATAGTGCTTGGTATTTTCGTAGGTTATTTTTTTCCGCAAATTGGCATTGATAGTAAATTTGGAATTGACTATTTTATCATGATTTTAAAGTGGATGGTAGGGCCCATTATCTTTCTTACTATTATTGCTGGCATTGTGGGTTTAGAGAGCTTGAAAGACCTTGGAAGTATAGGTTTAAAGGGCTTTATATACTTTGAAGTAGTTAGCACGGTGGCTTTGGCTGTTGGTATTTTAGGTTCGCTATTATTAGAGCCTGGTGTAGGAATGCATTTAGATGCTAACTCCTTTGATCCTAGTAGCGTAGAGAAATTCTCTGGGGTCTCAAAAGATGTAGGCTCGATCTGGTCGATACTAGCAAACGCAGTGCCAAAAACTCCGCTTTTTGCCTATGATGATTTAAGTACGCTTAGCGGATTTGGCTTTGTTTTAGGTGTGTTTAAAAATGCCCTTTTAGCCCTAAGTATCGTTATCACCCCATTTATCAAAGCTAATACACTTCAAGTGCTTTTCATGGCTTTAATTTCAGCAATTGCGTTAAGCTTCGCACCAAAGAAAATTAAAGATTTTTTCATAAAACCTATTGAAAAAGCCCAACACTGGGTGCTAAAAATCCTTAGTATTTTTATGTGGCTTAGCCCTTTAGCGGCGTATTGTGCGATGGCCTATCTCATCGGTAAATTTGGGATTGAGAGTCTCATTGGTATGCTAAGTCTGCTTGGGACTATGCTAGTATCGTGTTTGATATTTATCTTTGTTGTGCTTGGCGTGATTTGCTACTTAGCTAAGGTAAATATATTTAAATTTATGCGCTTTATCGCAAAAGAGGTGCTAGTTGTCTTCGCTACTAGCTCAAGCGAAGTCGCCTTAGCTCCACTTATGAAAAAGCTAGAAAGTGCCGGAATTCACAAAGGCTGCGTCGGCGTAATCACCCCTTTTGGCTACTCTTTTAACCTAGATTGTACAAATATTTATCTATCATCTTGCGTTATATTTTTGGCTCAAGCTTTTGATATAGAGCTTAGTTTTTCACATTTGCTTAGTATTTTACTGATTTTAATGGTTACTAGTAAGGGCGCTGTGGGCGTAACGGGATCTGGATTTGTGGTGTTAGCTGGGACGCTTGGTTCTATGCATGATGTCATACCTGTGGTAACTGTGACGGTGCTACTTGGGGTTGATAAATTTATGAGTGAGATGCGTGCGGTGGGAAATCTCTGTGGCAATGCAGTCGCTTGTCTAATCGTAGGAATCTGGGATAAAAAAATTGATAGAAATAAGTTTAATTATGCTATAAATCACCCTGATGAGTTTGACTTTGAGAGACTTGAGATAAAAAAGAGAGCCTAA
- a CDS encoding DUF1924 domain-containing protein has protein sequence MKKLALVCLCAYALNAASFNAPMSEYITELKSEALKLDPNFKDFDALRGEKIFTTKHIGKNSQELSCQSCHGNDLKKEATNIFTNKIIPPLSPSVNPSRLSDVKEVKKWLKRNFKDVYLREGTAIEKGDVLYYLIKQ, from the coding sequence ATGAAAAAATTAGCCCTAGTCTGTCTGTGTGCTTATGCGCTCAATGCTGCTTCGTTTAATGCGCCTATGAGTGAGTATATAACAGAGCTAAAATCCGAGGCTCTAAAGCTAGATCCAAATTTTAAAGATTTTGATGCTTTAAGGGGTGAGAAAATCTTCACAACTAAGCATATAGGCAAAAATTCTCAAGAGCTTTCTTGCCAAAGTTGCCATGGTAACGACCTCAAAAAAGAAGCTACCAATATATTCACTAACAAAATTATCCCACCTCTCTCGCCAAGTGTTAATCCATCTAGGCTAAGCGATGTCAAAGAGGTGAAAAAATGGCTAAAAAGAAATTTCAAAGATGTCTATTTAAGAGAGGGAACCGCCATAGAAAAGGGCGATGTCTTATACTATCTAATCAAACAATAA
- a CDS encoding diheme cytochrome c: protein MRFLLFVFIAILSLEAKGPDVRPVDNELYKKECATCHYGYQPGLLPTQSWEFIMQNLENHYGSDASIDDETNKSILSYLLANASQNAMNYKRSAKITNSLENGVLYKSITEIPYHIKKHRKIEKWMITQKEVKTLSNCTACHKKADQGIYGDDSVNIPNYGVWRD from the coding sequence ATGAGATTTTTACTATTTGTATTTATAGCGATTTTAAGCTTAGAAGCAAAGGGGCCAGATGTAAGGCCGGTTGATAATGAGCTATATAAAAAAGAGTGTGCCACCTGTCATTACGGCTATCAGCCTGGACTTTTACCGACCCAGTCGTGGGAGTTTATAATGCAAAATTTAGAAAACCACTATGGGAGCGATGCGAGCATTGATGATGAAACGAACAAAAGCATTCTTAGCTATCTTTTGGCAAATGCTAGTCAAAATGCGATGAACTATAAAAGAAGTGCGAAAATCACAAATTCCCTAGAAAACGGCGTTTTATACAAGTCAATAACTGAAATTCCATATCATATCAAAAAGCATAGAAAGATAGAAAAATGGATGATAACGCAAAAAGAGGTCAAAACTCTATCTAACTGCACCGCCTGTCACAAAAAAGCCGATCAAGGCATCTATGGCGATGATAGCGTGAATATACCAAATTACGGGGTTTGGCGTGATTAA
- a CDS encoding cytochrome b/b6 domain-containing protein: MIKSYIWSFAARFSHLALILSFALAYVFSEFDDLVYFHAAFGVIFGVAIVFRIVWGFVGTKYSKFSDFKFQGLISYFGSFLGKKERFIGHNPASSIAIIMILALGFVCVVSGLVLYGVDKNSGIFAFLYDSYAKFEFTKSIHELSANTLLFVAIIHICGALIDKFIHKNDSVNSMITGYKLTQNDESIRANLAQKIFCFVWILAIIAIFLYIFNKDNFILKSHALKVDYSAQNAVFAKECGSCHMIYAPFLLPKKSWEIMMANLEDHFGDDASVDEETNKEILNFLRSNSAEQKGNKTAFNILKYAQNDQNIAITQNSYWIKKHRKIDEKIFSKSDIKSKANCAACHKGIENGIISVIEYEKIR; the protein is encoded by the coding sequence GTGATTAAAAGCTATATTTGGAGTTTTGCGGCGAGATTTTCCCATCTTGCCTTGATACTTAGCTTTGCTCTTGCTTATGTGTTTAGCGAATTTGATGATTTAGTGTATTTTCACGCTGCTTTTGGCGTGATATTTGGTGTGGCGATCGTATTTAGGATAGTTTGGGGATTTGTAGGGACAAAATACTCTAAATTTAGCGATTTTAAATTCCAAGGATTAATTAGCTATTTTGGCTCATTTTTGGGTAAAAAAGAGAGATTTATCGGTCATAATCCCGCTTCAAGTATAGCAATTATCATGATATTGGCTCTTGGATTTGTTTGTGTGGTATCTGGATTGGTGCTTTATGGAGTGGATAAAAATAGTGGAATTTTCGCTTTTTTATACGATAGTTATGCGAAATTTGAATTTACAAAATCCATCCACGAATTATCAGCAAATACACTTTTGTTTGTAGCGATTATCCATATTTGTGGGGCTTTGATAGATAAGTTTATACACAAAAATGATTCTGTAAATTCCATGATAACAGGCTATAAGCTCACTCAAAATGATGAGAGCATAAGAGCAAATTTAGCTCAAAAAATATTTTGTTTTGTCTGGATTTTGGCTATTATCGCAATATTTTTATATATCTTTAATAAAGATAATTTTATCTTAAAATCTCACGCTTTAAAAGTAGATTATAGCGCGCAAAATGCCGTATTTGCCAAAGAGTGCGGTAGCTGCCATATGATCTATGCGCCATTTTTGTTGCCTAAAAAATCGTGGGAGATTATGATGGCAAATTTAGAAGATCACTTTGGTGATGATGCTAGTGTAGATGAAGAGACAAACAAAGAGATATTAAATTTCCTAAGATCCAATTCGGCTGAACAAAAAGGCAATAAAACAGCATTTAATATACTAAAATATGCTCAAAACGACCAAAATATCGCCATCACTCAAAATTCATATTGGATAAAAAAGCATAGAAAAATAGATGAAAAAATATTTTCAAAGAGCGATATCAAATCCAAAGCAAATTGCGCAGCTTGTCATAAGGGGATCGAAAATGGGATAATTAGCGTGATTGAGTATGAAAAGATAAGATAA
- a CDS encoding UPF0323 family lipoprotein, giving the protein MKHIKRLKDISIASGVGAIIAFGLAGCGESDSTNTAQTIQKQGATVFIEKTSDGSYKIADEFPSNDTRVFLRESDANGVMSERLLSQAEIDKLLQEENAKIDAGTSGLTNSNLSSGNGGLGLGEAILASAAGAIIGSWIGSKLFNNPTYQNSRQGAYNNPSAYNRSVNSFNKASTATSATKAGSNARSGFFGGGSGSGSTQATGG; this is encoded by the coding sequence ATGAAGCATATCAAAAGATTAAAAGATATAAGCATAGCTAGCGGTGTGGGCGCTATAATAGCATTTGGTTTAGCAGGATGTGGCGAGTCTGATAGCACAAACACAGCCCAAACTATCCAAAAACAAGGCGCAACCGTATTTATAGAAAAAACAAGTGATGGAAGCTATAAAATAGCAGATGAATTCCCAAGCAATGATACTAGAGTATTTTTGCGTGAGAGCGATGCCAATGGCGTAATGAGCGAAAGATTATTAAGCCAAGCTGAAATAGACAAACTTCTTCAAGAAGAAAACGCCAAAATAGACGCCGGCACAAGCGGTCTGACAAACTCAAATTTAAGTAGCGGAAATGGTGGCTTAGGTCTAGGCGAAGCGATCCTAGCTAGTGCGGCTGGTGCGATCATAGGTAGTTGGATCGGCTCAAAACTCTTTAATAACCCAACCTACCAAAACTCACGCCAAGGCGCATACAACAACCCAAGCGCATACAACAGAAGTGTAAATAGCTTTAACAAAGCCTCCACCGCAACTTCTGCTACAAAAGCCGGTAGCAACGCTAGAAGCGGATTTTTCGGTGGTGGAAGCGGAAGTGGCTCAACCCAAGCCACTGGCGGTTGA